A single Arcanobacterium canis DNA region contains:
- a CDS encoding exodeoxyribonuclease III gives MKITTVNVNGIRAAYRKGMGQWLSDTAPDVLLCQETRAPGDIITELIGEDYQVFPHECQIKGRAGVAVAVRHGIEVGQVRTGVVDDEVPVDTGRWLEVDLPERGLTVVSAYLHSGKADDETKMAAKYAHLDKVSERLGAMTGEFVVCGDFNIVHTEGDITNWKSNHNKTSGVLDPEIAYLDRWFGNGFVDVQRHLDPDSQGPYTWWSQRGKAFDNNVGWRIDYQMATPTLAARARTYTIDRAASYDARWSDHAALTVIYDEQ, from the coding sequence ATGAAGATCACCACCGTCAACGTTAACGGGATCCGAGCTGCCTACCGTAAGGGGATGGGGCAGTGGTTGTCGGATACTGCACCCGATGTTCTCCTGTGCCAAGAAACCCGTGCTCCTGGAGACATCATCACTGAGCTCATTGGCGAGGACTATCAAGTCTTCCCTCATGAGTGCCAGATCAAAGGCCGAGCCGGGGTCGCGGTCGCGGTGCGTCACGGCATTGAGGTCGGTCAGGTGCGCACCGGCGTCGTCGATGATGAAGTGCCAGTTGATACTGGGCGGTGGTTGGAAGTGGACTTGCCTGAACGTGGCCTGACAGTGGTGAGCGCGTACTTGCACTCAGGTAAGGCAGACGATGAGACGAAAATGGCGGCCAAATATGCACATCTCGATAAGGTCAGTGAGCGCCTCGGGGCAATGACAGGCGAATTCGTGGTGTGTGGTGATTTCAATATCGTTCATACCGAAGGCGACATCACTAATTGGAAATCGAATCACAATAAAACCTCGGGTGTTTTGGATCCGGAGATTGCCTATCTCGATCGGTGGTTTGGCAACGGTTTTGTGGATGTTCAGCGCCACCTCGATCCAGATTCTCAAGGCCCGTATACGTGGTGGTCACAGCGCGGCAAAGCTTTTGACAACAATGTCGGCTGGCGCATTGATTACCAAATGGCGACACCTACACTCGCAGCACGAGCACGCACATACACTATTGACCGCGCAGCCTCTTACGATGCGCGTTGGTCCGACCATGCAGCATTGACGGTGATTTACGATGAGCAATAA